In Zingiber officinale cultivar Zhangliang chromosome 6A, Zo_v1.1, whole genome shotgun sequence, a single genomic region encodes these proteins:
- the LOC121996045 gene encoding protein FLX-like 2 yields the protein MGSKGRIPPHMRQPLPGPSLLHPDPFGAGIRPPGAFPFDMLPPVEVMEQKLASQHREMQVLATENQRFAATHSSLRQELAAAQQELQRLQNQMAAVKAEQDQQLRLLLDKIAKMEADLKVSESLKAELQQAHVEAQSLVTTRQELISKVQQMTQDLQRSHADAHHIPSLISELEALRQEYQHCRATYEYERKLRIDHYESLQAMENNYVAMVREVEKLRAELTNASQDRTSGNALGGQFGANANAYKENIASGNHSVGQNVYEDGYGVLQGHPGGAAPYSGSAPGPASARGVYDPLSRNQTYDASRAPGYDVSRVTGYDAAHSGSFDGPRGTRSPLTSGHDVARGAGMVQTPSVTGNPAAPYGSAQAPPSYGAAVAPPTYGSAQQSTYGSGQMPTAYGTTQQASYGIGQTPAAYATTQQAAYGTGQQITHAGGGFEAPRGGNTGRR from the exons ATGGGAAGCAAAGGTCGTATACCTCCTCATATGAGGCAACCTCTACCCGGTCCTAGTTTGCTCCACCCAGATCCATTTGGTGCAGGCATCCGTCCACCTGGTGCATTTCCTTTTGATATGTTGCCTCCTGTTGAAGTGATGGAGCAGAAACTCGCATCTCAACATAGGGAAATGCAAGTACTTGCCACTGAGAACCAAAGGTTTGCAGCTACCCATTCTTCTTTAAGGCAGGAATTGGCTGCTGCCCAACAGGAGTTGCAGAGATTACAGAACCAAATGGCTGCAGTAAAAGCTGAGCAAGATCAACAATTAAGACTACTCTTGGATAAAATTGCAAAGATGGAAGCTGACTTGAAAGTTTCTGAATCTCTTAAAGCAGAGTTGCAGCAGGCTCATGTAGAAGCACAAAGTTTAGTAACAACTAGACAGGAACTAATATCTAAAGTACAACAGATGACTCAAGATTTGCAAAGGAGCCATGCTGATGCTCATCATATCCCATCTTTGATTTCTGAGCTTGAGGCTCTCAGACAAGAATATCAACATTGCAG AGCTACATATGAGTATGAGAGGAAATTGCGTATTGATCATTATGAGTCTCTTCAAGCAATGGAGAATAATTATGTTGCGATGGTGAGGGAGGTAGAAAAGCTGCGGGCTGAATTGACTAATGCCAGCCAAGACAGAACTAGTGGCAATGCTTTAG GTGGCCAATTCGGAGCAAATGCTAACGCTTACAAGGAAAATATCGCATCTGGAAACCATTCTGTTGGACAAAATGTTTATGAAGATGGTTACGGAGTTCTGCAG GGGCATCCTGGAGGTGCAGCACCATATAGTGGAAGTGCACCTGGTCCTGCTTCTGCACGGGGTGTATATGATCCCCTGTCAAGGAACCAAACATATGATGCTTCCAGAGCCCCTGGTTATGATGTTTCGCGAGTCACAGGCTATGATGCCGCACACAGTGGAAGCTTTGATGGACCTAGAGGCACTCGTAGCCCTTTGACCTCTGGACATGATGTTGCTAGAGGAGCTGGCATGGTTCAAACACCGTCAGTCACAGGAAACCCTGCTGCTCCTTATGGGTCTGCACAGGCCCCTCCCTCTTACGGTGCAGCCGTTGCTCCACCAACTTATGGTTCTGCACAGCAATCAACATATGGATCCGGGCAGATGCCGACTGCCTATGGTACAACTCAACAAGCATCGTATGGAATTGGACAGACTCCAGCAGCCTATGCTACAACACAACAAGCAGCATATGGAACAGGGCAGCAAATAACTCATGCTGGAGGTGGTTTTGAAGCACCTCGTGGCGGGAACACTGGTCGTAGATGA
- the LOC121996043 gene encoding transcription initiation factor IIA subunit 2-like: MSTFELYRRSRIGMCLTETLDEMVTNERLSPDLAIQVLMQFDRSMTDALENQVKSKVSIKGHLHTYRFCDNVWTFILKDATFKSEELNEPVKRVKIVACDSKLLSQ, encoded by the exons ATGTCCACATTCGAGTTGTACCGAAGGTCCCGTATTGGTATGTGCTTGACAGAAACTCTAGATGAGATGGTTACCAATGAAAGATTGAGCCCAGATCTTGCTATTCAAGTTCTTATGCAGTTTGATAGG TCTATGACTGACGCTTTGGAGAATCAAGTGAAGAGCAAGGTTTCTATTAAG GGTCATCTGCACACCTATAGATTCTGTGACAATGTTTGGACGTTCATCTTGAAAGATGCAACTTTCAAAAGTGAGGAATTGAATGAGCCAGTTAAGAGAGTGAAGATTGTAGCTTGTGACTCCAAGTTGCTATCACAGTGA
- the LOC121996042 gene encoding uncharacterized protein LOC121996042, whose translation MACQSFNMQSTLARQVVDAKFSISYRRKVILSRGSALCSVIQESSTAAAVTEVKKEETVAKEATQKPKKPPAKSLPEMMEEEVIPALKKTLEAQEDISDIDISFQDKKLEGSFLKNNGIPYSFWAFFPDGVLTGPKGFSLSSYGSGVSTVEPFLIDERRIAGKQVVFWVRKRLAAQGIIPV comes from the exons ATGGCTTGCCAGTCATTCAACATGCAGAGCACTCTGGCAAGGCAGGTGGTAGATGCAAAGTTCTCGATCAGTTATCGTCGAAAAGTCATTCTTAGCCGTGGCAGTGCTCTGTGTTCAGTGATACAAGAGTCTTCCACTGCGGCCGCAG TTACTGAAGTGAAGAAGGAAGAGACAGTTGCAAAGGAAGCTACTCAGAAGCCCAAGAAACCCCCAGCAAAGTCATTGCCGGAGATGATGGAAGAGGAAGTGATTCCTGCACTGAAAAAGACTCTTGAGGCTCAAGAGGATATATCAGATATTGACATCTCATTTCAAGATAAGAAG TTGGAAGGATCTTTCCTGAAGAATAATGGAATCCCATATTCCTTCTGGGCCTTTTTCCCAGATGGAGTTTTGACAG GTCCCAAAGGGTTCTCGTTGTCGTCATACGGATCGGGAGTCAGCACGGTCGAGCCCTTCCTCATTGATGAAAGGAGAATTGCTGGTAAACAAGTAGTGTTTTGGGTAAGGAAGAGACTGGCAGCTCAAGGCATCATCCCTGTTTGA
- the LOC121996041 gene encoding BTB/POZ domain-containing protein At5g47800-like, translating to MKYMKLGSKPDTFYTEEAVRSVMSDVPADLIILVNNTKYLLHKFPLLLKCGLLQRLWSDTGNNETGQPIPIALHDIPGGEEAFELCAKFCYGISINLSAHNFVPAISAAKFLRMTESVAKGNFTAKLESFFESCILQGWKDSIVTLQTVWRQSGWSDEHRIVQPCLNSVIEKILVHHSQVAWSYTYTRPGYPKKQQRTSAPKDWWTEDVSELHLDLFRSIISTVRSTKKLPAGLIGEALHVYACKHLPSPQEIREHVQSSSARTDHTLSQHRRALESIVSMIPTEPGSVSGSFLFRLLKVANYVGVSPSVKAELVRRSGRQMDEATADDLIVPSPTDPQSHDIGTVEAVLENFLVQFRRQEENERMMVSMAKVGKTFDSYLQTIARDVTLPVSKFIQLAESLPEIARQEHDQLYQAINSYLEEHPEMSKADRKKLCRLIDCRKLSPETRANAIANEYMPLRAIVKLLFFEQERISGASSSKAAYAIPSGNEILSAEVAQGDRKKTRDEPEGRHRPKETPSPSEAKKVKDRNEKTSGIGGKHKTM from the exons ATGAAGTACATGAAACTTGGATCGAAACCAGACACCTTCTACACCGAGGAGGCCGTAAG GTCTGTGATGTCGGATGTACCAGCTGACCTCATAATTCTTGTAAATAACACAAAGTATCTCTTGCATAAG TTTCCACTCCTTCTGAAATGTGGCCTCCTGCAACGACTCTGGTCCGACACCGGCAACAACGAAACCGGCCAGCCAATTCCGATCGCCCTTCACGACATACCGGGAGGAGAAGAAGCTTTCGAACTGTGTGCCAAGTTCTGCTATGGGATCTCCATCAACCTCAGCGCTCACAACTTTGTGCCAGCAATTTCAGCAGCCAAGTTTCTCCGGATGACCGAGTCGGTGGCCAAAGGAAACTTCACCGCAAAGCTCGAGTCGTTCTTCGAATCATGCATCCTCCAGGGCTGGAAAGACTCCATTGTCACACTGCAAACGGTGTGGAGGCAGTCCGGGTGGTCAGATGAGCATAGGATTGTGCAGCCATGTCTGAATTCAGTTATTGAAAAAATCCTAGTGCACCATTCACAG GTCGCATGGTCCTACACCTACACGAGGCCAGGCTACCCAAAGAAGCAGCAAAGAACATCAGCTCCCAAGGATTGGTGGACGGAGGATGTTTCTGAGCTCCATCTCGATCTATTCCGGTCGATTATATCCACCGTAAGGTCTACCAAGAAGCTCCCTGCAGGGCTCATCGGAGAAGCACTCCATGTCTACGCATGCAAACACTTGCCCAGCCCGCAGGAGATCCGAGAGCATGTTCAGAGCTCCTCAGCGCGAACGGATCACACTCTGAGTCAACACCGTCGAGCACTCGAATCCATCGTCAGCATGATCCCGACCGAGCCAGGATCGGTCTCCGGCAGTTTCCTGTTCAGGCTCCTGAAAGTTGCCAACTACGTTGGGGTCTCTCCTTCTGTCAAGGCTGAGCTCGTGAGACGATCAGGCCGGCAAATGGATGAAGCCACTGCAGACGATCTGATCGTTCCATCACCGACAGATCCCCAGTCGCATGATATCGGCACGGTGGAGGCCGTTTTGGAGAATTTCTTAGTTCAGTTTCGCCGACAAGAAGAGAACGAGAGGATGATGGTGTCCATGGCCAAGGTGGGCAAGACTTTCGACTCCTACCTCCAAACCATTGCAAGGGACGTCACTCTACCGGTTTCAAAGTTCATCCAACTAGCAGAATCCTTACCTGAAATCGCACGACAGGAGCACGATCAGCTCTATCAAGCTATCAATTCATACCTTGAG GAGCACCCTGAGATGAGCAAGGCCGATAGGAAGAAGTTGTGCAGGCTGATTGACTGCCGTAAATTGTCGCCTGAAACGCGCGCAAATGCTATTGCAAATGAGTACATGCCATTGCGCGCGATAGTGAAGCTCCTGTTTTTTGAGCAAGAAAGAATTTCTGGAGCCAGCAGCAGTAAAGCAGCTTATGCTATCCCTTCCGGGAATGAGATTTTAAGTGCCGAGGTAGCTCAGGGCGATCGAAAGAAGACTAGAGATGAACCGGAAGGCCGACATCGCCCGAAGGAGACTCCATCGCCATCTGAAGCTAAGAAAGTAAAGGATAGGAATGAAAAGACTAGTGGAATTGGAGGCAAGCACAAAACCATGTAG